GCCTTGCGCTCAGCCTGCGCCACGATCTCGTGGTGGGAGTCGTACGCGGTCACCCGGAACGCCTCGTCGTGGGAGGCCAGAGCCGCCCGCAAGGCCGCCCCGGTGGCGCCACGGCGCCGGGCGAGGGACGCCACCCAGCCGAGGAAGCCCATGAGCGCGGCGAGCACACCGGCGACGATCAGATACGGCAGTGAATCACCCATGGGCCGAGGCTACGTGCGGCCGTACGTCGTCGAGGAGGCCCAGTTCCAGACGGCTCAGCCGCGCGGGGTCGGCGATCACCTCGTACGCGGCGATCCTCCCGTCCTCGACGGTGACCGTCAGGGCGAGGAGCAGCCGGCCGCGCGGCGCCACGACGACCCCCACGGACCCGTTCACCAGCGCGGGCTCCGCGAACCGCGCCCTCGGCGCGAAACCGCGGGTCTCCTCCGCCACCGCCCGCGCACCGCGGGCCACCGTGGGCACCCCCTCGGGCAGGGCGGCGCGGTCGGCGCGCCGGACGACATCCGGGTCCAGCACCGCGAGCAGCGCCGCCATGTCCCCGCCGCGGGCGGCGGCGAGGAAGGCGTCGACGGTGCGCCGCTGCCGGTCCAGCTCGGCGCGGGGCACCGTCGCGATGCCCCGCACCTTCTGGCGGGCGCGGCTGGCCAGCTTCTTCGCGGCGACCGGTGAGCGCTCCACGATGGGCGCGATCCGGTCGAACGGCACCGCGAACACATCGTGCAGCACAAAGGCGATCCGCTCGGCCGGACCCAGCGTGTCCAGCACCACGAGCAGCGCCCTGCCGACCGAGTCGGCCAGCACCGTCTCGTCCTCCGGACCGCCGCCGCCACCGTCCCCGGTCTCCCGGGCCATCTCGGGCAGCTCCTGGCCGACCGGCTCCTCCCGGCGCGCGGTGCGGGAGCGCAGCATGTCCAGGCAGATCCGGGAGACGACCGTACGCAGCCAGCCGGTCAGGTTCCCGACCGCCTCGGCGTCCGCACGGCTGAGCCGCAGCCATGTCTCCTGCACGGCGTCGTCCGCCTCGCTGAGCGAGCCGAGCATCCGATAGGCGACCGCCCGCAGCCCGCCGCGGTGGGCCTCGAAGCGCTCCGCCAGCCCGTCCTGCGGGTGCCGACGCTGTCCGTTCCCCGGTTTCCGCCCGTCCGCGTTCCGCCCGTTCCCCGCGTTCCCTGGTTTCCGCCCGTCCGCGTTCCCCGCGTTCCCTGGTTTCCGCCCGTCCGCGTTCCCCGCGTCCCCCGGTTTCCGCCCGTCCATCGGTCACCTTTCCTCGCCGCGCTCCGTCACTTCCTCAGACGTAACCACGACGTATCCCACGCGGCAGAGGTGACGAGGAGAGACACCATGACCACCACCTGTTCGACCGTTCTGGACCAGCCGCTGCTGCGCCCCGTGGAGCTGGGGGACCTCCAGCTGCCCAACCGGGTGGTGATGGCGCCCATGACCCGGGCCCGGGCCATTGGCGCGGGGCTGGTCCCGAACGGAATGCACACGGACTACTACGGCCAGCGGGCCGGGGCCGGGCTGATCGTCACCGAGGGGACCTGGGTGAGCGAGCGGGCCATCGGTTTCCCGAACGTCCCCGGTGTCTGGAGCGAGGAGCAGATCAGCGGGTGGCGGCGGGTCACCGATGTCGTCCACGCCCTCGGCGGCCGGATCGTGCTTCAGCTGTGGCATACCGGCGCCACCTCGCACCCCGACCACCTCGGGGGCGCCCTTCCGGCCGGTCCGTCGGCGGTCGACCCCCGGGAGCGGACCCACACCCCCAACGGTCCCAAGGCCACGGTCACCCCACGGGAGATGACGATCACGGACATCCGGGACACGGTCGCGGAGTACCGCGCGGCCGCGGTGAACGCCCGGCGCGCCGGTTTCGACGGCGTCGAGGTGCACGCCCTGGGCTCGTTCCTGATCCCGCAGTTCCTCAATCCACGGCTGAACCTCCGCCGCGACGCCTACGGCGGCGACCCGGCCGGGCGGCGGCGACTGCTGATGGAGATCGTGGACGCGGCTGCCGCGGCCTGGGACGGCCGCCGGGTGGGCGTGCGCCTGTCGCCGTACTGGACCGCGGAGCGGTTCACCGCCGACGAGCGGACGCTCGCCGACTACGACGCGCTGGTGGCGGAGCTGCGCGACCACCCCGTGGCCTATCTGCATCTGCGCGGACCGGCCCCCGCCGCGCCGGGCGCCGCCCCGGACCACGATGCCTTCGCCCGCTACCGGCGCTTCTTCGGCGGCCCGCTGATCGCCAACCACGGCTTCGACCGGGAGACCGGCAACGCGGTGATCGGGGCCGGGCTCGCGGACGCCGTCTCCTACGCCACCCACTTCGTGGCCAACCCCGACCTCGTGGCCCGGTTCGCCCTGGACCGCGAGCTGGCGGCGGGTGACCCGGGCACGTACTACACCGGCGGGGCGGGCGGCTATGTCGACTATCCGGCGAGCCGCTGGAGCGACGGCGTCAGGCGTTGAGGGCACCCGCGCCGAGCAGCCCGAACAGCGCCAGCCCGATCACGATCCGGTAGATCACGAAGGCGTTGAACGAATGCTTGGCGACGAACTTCAGCAGCCAGGCGATGGAGGCGTAGGCCACCGCGAAGGACACCACCGTGCCCACCGCGAGCGGCATCGTGCCCACGCCACCGCCCATGGCGTCCTTGAGCTCGTAGAGCCCCGCGCCGGTCAGCGACGGAATGCCCAGGAAGAACGAGAGCCGGGTGGCGGCCACCCGGTCCAGGTCGAGCATGAGGCCGGTGGACATGGTGGCGCCGGAGCGGGAGAAGCCGGGGAAGAGCAGCGCGAGGATCTGCGAGGAGCCGACCAGCATCGCGTCCTTGACGCTGGTGTCGTCCTCCCCGCGCTTGTGGCGGCCCATCCGGTCGGCCAGCCACATCAGCCCGCTGCCCACGATCAGCGAGGCGGCCACCACCCACAGGGAGGCGAGCGGGCCCTCGATCAGCGGCTTGGCCGCCAGGCCCACCACCACGATGGGGATCGTGGCGTAGATGACCCACCAGGCGAACTTGTAGTCGTGGTGATGCCGCTCCTCGCGGTTGACCAGCCCGCGCGCCCACGCGGTGGCGAAGCGGCGGATGTCGCGGAAGAAGTACAGCAGGACGGCGGCGATGGCGCCGACCTGGATCACCGCGGTGAAGGCCACGACGGACTTGTCGTCCACCGGGATGTCCATCAGCCCCTCAGTGATCTTGAGGTGGCCGGTGGACGAGACCGGGAGGAATTCCGTGACTCCCTCCACGACGCCGAGAACGACGGCCTGTCCGATGTTGATCGCGCTCACGTGGTCCGTCCCGCCGGTCTCGTTCCGTGATCGGTTGTCCACGGGACGGTAGACGATGAGTGGGGACGGTGGCCAATCAGCGAACGGCCCGCCGAGATCGGGCATCGCCGCGGCCCGTGCCCGTACGGAGCAGGGGCACGGGCCGCCGCGGGAGGGTCAGGCGGCCGGGCCGGAGCCGCTGAGCAGGCTCCGCACGCCGGTGGCCGAGAGGGTGACCGCCTCCGGGGCGCCCGCGTCGATGGTCAGCGACAGCTCCTCGGAGGGCCATCCCTGGGCCAGCGCGCCCAGCGGCACCAGGTGGTACCGCTCGATCTGGGGCAGGGCCTGGTGCATCCGGGCCGGAGTGGTGAAGACCGGTACCAGCTGCGCGCCGTCCTCCTGCTGGAACACGGGCAGGGTCACGGCCTGCGGGTCCGTCTCCTCTCCGGTCTCGGCGGAGGGGAGGAGGACCTCACTGTTGGCAAGGGTGTTCAGCGCCGACTCGTCCGCCCGGTCGGCCGCCAGCTCGCCTAGGGCCTGCTGGGTGGCGGAGACGTTTTCATCGGAAGGGCTGGTCATGATTCCGTCCATGGATCGGGTTTTGGGTCTTCATGGGTTTCTGGGTCCCAGAGCGGCTCGAGTGAACAGCCGCGGCTGGCTCGAATACCCCGCCTCAGGGAACTCACACATCCCGTTCCGCCTCGATTCCCGCGCAGGCCGTGGAGGAATATGCCCCGGGCTATGACCTGGCCCAGCCCAGCGACCTCTCGACCGCCCGCCGCCAGCTCTCGTACTCCGCCTCCCGCCGCGCCGGGTCCATCGTGGGCATCCACTGGGCCGCGCGGTGCCAGTTGCGGCGCAACCCCTCCAGATCCGGCCAGTAGCCGGAGGCGAGCCCGGCGGCGTAGGCGGCGCCGAGGGAGACGGTCTCGGAGACCATGGGGCGCACCACGGGCATGTCCAGGACGTCGGCCAGGAACTGCATCAGCAGATTGTTCGAGGTCATCCCGCCGTCCACCTTCAGCTGGCGCAGCGGCCGGGGCGAGTCGGCGTTGACGGCGTCGACCACCTCCCGGGTCTGCCATCCGGTGGCCTCCAGGACGGCCCGGGCCAGATGCCCCTTGGTGATGTACGAGGTGAGCCCGACGATCACCCCGCGCGCGTCGCTGCGCCAGTGCGGGGCGAAAAGACCGGAGAAGGCGGGGACGATGTAGCAGCCGCCGTTGTCCTCGACGCCGCGGGCGAGGGTCTCGATCTCCGGGGCGCTGTGGATCAGCCCCAGACGGTCGCGGAACCACTGCACCAGCGAGCCGGTGACGGCGATCGGGCCCTCCAGGGCGTAGACCGGCGGCTCACCGCCGACCTTGTAGCCCACCGTGGTCAGCAGTCCGTGCCGGGACCGTACGAGCTCGGTGCCGGTGTTGACCAGGAGGAAGCTGCCGGTGCCGTAGGTGCACTTCGCCTCGCCGGGGGCGAAGCACGTCTGCCCGAACAGCGCCGCCTGCTGATCGCCGAGGGCCGCGCAGATCGGGACGTCCGGCAGCAGGGCGCGGGCCATGCCGTAGCACTCGGCGGAGGCGCGGATCTCCGGCAGCATCGCCCGGGGCACATCGAAATAGGCCAGCAGTTCATCATCCCAGGCCAGGCTGCGGATGTTCATCAGCATGGTGCGGCTGGCGTTGGTGGCGTCGGTCAGATGCAGTCCGCCGTCGGGCCCTCCGGTGAGGTTCCAGATCAGCCAGCTCTCCATCGTGCCGAACAGCACTTCGCCGCGCTCCGCGCGCTCGTGCAAGCCGTCGACATGGTCGAACAGCCAGCGCAGCCGGGGCGCGGAGAAGTAGGTCGTGGGCGAAAGACCGCAGCGTTCCAGGAAGAAGTCGTCACCGGTGGTGCGCCGCAGCTCCTCGACATAGCCGCTGGTACGGGTGTCCTGCCAGGTGATGGCGTGGCCCACCGGAACGCCGGTGCGGCGGTCCCAGACCACCGTGGTCTCGCGCTGATTGGCGATGCCGATCGCCGCGATCTGCTCGGGCCGGATCCCCGCGCCCTCCAGGGCCCGGGGGACGACGACACGGCGCAGATGGGACCAGATCTCGGTGGGGTCGTGCTCGGCCCAGCCGGGCCTGGCGAAGTACTGCTGATGTTCTCGCTGGCCGACCGAGACCAGCCGTCCCTGGTGGTCGAAGAGGATGCACCGGGTGGACATGGTGCCCTGGTCGATGGACATCACATAGCGTTCAACCATGGCCTGGCCTGCCTTCGGGCGGGTTGGAGCAGGGCATGGGGCATCACCAGCGGGTCGCGCCGAGATCGCGGGAGATCGCCCGGGCGGCGTCGCGCGTCAGCCCGACCAGCGAGCCATGCGGCCGTCCCTTGCTGTCGCAGAGGCGGTCCACGGCGCCGGAGATGCCGACGGCGCCCACCACCAGGCCGCCCTGTCCGCGGATCGGCGCCGCGACGTCCGCCTCGCCCATCATCATTTCCTGTGCCGCGAACGCCCACCCGGTGTCGCGGATCTCGGCCAGCGCCCGGCTCAGCTGCTGGGGGGAGCCGAGCGTGTGCCGGGTGTAGCTCTCCAGTGCGGTTTCCATGAGCGGCTCCAGGGGAGTCGCCCCGTACGCCAGCAGGATCTTGCCCAGCGAGCTGGCGTGCAGGGGCAGCAGCGAGCCCACGTCCAGGGTCTGGAAGGTGTCATCGGGCCGGAAGACGTGGTGGACGATGAGGACCTTGCCCTCCAGGGGCACTCCGAGGCGGACCGCCTCACCGCTGCGCGCGGCCAGGGCGTCGGTCCAGTTGATGGAGCGGGACCGCAGCTCGTTGATGTCGAGATAGCTGGTCCCCAGGTGCAGCAGCGCCGCGCCGAGCTGGTACTTCCCCGTCGCCTTGTCCTGTTCGACGAAGTCGACGCTCTGCAAGGTGCGCAGGATGCCGTGCGCGGTGCCTTTCGCGAGGCCGAGCGAGGCCGCCACCTCGCCCAGACTGAGCCGACCGGACCCCTGGGCGAGCAGCCGCAGAATCGCCGCCGCCCGCTCGATGGACTGCACCGGGCCGGCCATGTCGCGATCGTAGCTCTTCGGCCAGTGGCACAGCCTGTCGGCGAGGACGCCAAACGTTCGGCAATGCCGACCCGTATTCGTTGACCCCGACGGTTGGTGCCCATAGCGTCCGTATCGGGACAAGAAGACCAGTATGCCGAAAGGTGACCCGAAGGGTGCCCGGCAGAGAGACAAACCCGTCTTGGAGAGGAGGGGACGTGGCGGAACAACTGAGCCTGCCGACGCCCGGCGTCGCCGGGCCCGGTATCACCAGGCACAGCGTGACCGGGCAGGCCGCGGGGACCGTCGATCTCACCGACGTCCGTCTCATCGGCTCCCAGGCGCCGGACCCGGACTCCCTGACGGCGTCGGGCGCCGCCCGCGGCGAAATCCCGGGCCGGCCGCCGACGGCGATGCGCGATGAGGCACAGGACCGGCCCTCGGCGGACGAGGCCGGCGACCATGTGCTGCCCGTCCCGCACATCTGCGAGGCCGTCGCCACCGTACGGCGGCGGGCGCACGCGCTGCTGTCCGAATGGGAGCTGCCCGCCGACCGGCTCGACGAGGCGCTCATGGTGATCTCGGAGCTGGTCACCAACGCGATCCTGCACGCCCTGCCCCCGGCCGTGCTGCGGCTGAGCTGGACCGAGTGCGAGGGCGGGGCCGGCCTGCGCATCGAGGTCACCGACGGG
This genomic interval from Streptomyces asiaticus contains the following:
- a CDS encoding IclR family transcriptional regulator; amino-acid sequence: MAGPVQSIERAAAILRLLAQGSGRLSLGEVAASLGLAKGTAHGILRTLQSVDFVEQDKATGKYQLGAALLHLGTSYLDINELRSRSINWTDALAARSGEAVRLGVPLEGKVLIVHHVFRPDDTFQTLDVGSLLPLHASSLGKILLAYGATPLEPLMETALESYTRHTLGSPQQLSRALAEIRDTGWAFAAQEMMMGEADVAAPIRGQGGLVVGAVGISGAVDRLCDSKGRPHGSLVGLTRDAARAISRDLGATRW
- a CDS encoding sigma-70 family RNA polymerase sigma factor; amino-acid sequence: MDGRKPGDAGNADGRKPGNAGNADGRKPGNAGNGRNADGRKPGNGQRRHPQDGLAERFEAHRGGLRAVAYRMLGSLSEADDAVQETWLRLSRADAEAVGNLTGWLRTVVSRICLDMLRSRTARREEPVGQELPEMARETGDGGGGGPEDETVLADSVGRALLVVLDTLGPAERIAFVLHDVFAVPFDRIAPIVERSPVAAKKLASRARQKVRGIATVPRAELDRQRRTVDAFLAAARGGDMAALLAVLDPDVVRRADRAALPEGVPTVARGARAVAEETRGFAPRARFAEPALVNGSVGVVVAPRGRLLLALTVTVEDGRIAAYEVIADPARLSRLELGLLDDVRPHVASAHG
- a CDS encoding undecaprenyl-diphosphate phosphatase, with the translated sequence MSAINIGQAVVLGVVEGVTEFLPVSSTGHLKITEGLMDIPVDDKSVVAFTAVIQVGAIAAVLLYFFRDIRRFATAWARGLVNREERHHHDYKFAWWVIYATIPIVVVGLAAKPLIEGPLASLWVVAASLIVGSGLMWLADRMGRHKRGEDDTSVKDAMLVGSSQILALLFPGFSRSGATMSTGLMLDLDRVAATRLSFFLGIPSLTGAGLYELKDAMGGGVGTMPLAVGTVVSFAVAYASIAWLLKFVAKHSFNAFVIYRIVIGLALFGLLGAGALNA
- a CDS encoding alkene reductase; its protein translation is MTTTCSTVLDQPLLRPVELGDLQLPNRVVMAPMTRARAIGAGLVPNGMHTDYYGQRAGAGLIVTEGTWVSERAIGFPNVPGVWSEEQISGWRRVTDVVHALGGRIVLQLWHTGATSHPDHLGGALPAGPSAVDPRERTHTPNGPKATVTPREMTITDIRDTVAEYRAAAVNARRAGFDGVEVHALGSFLIPQFLNPRLNLRRDAYGGDPAGRRRLLMEIVDAAAAAWDGRRVGVRLSPYWTAERFTADERTLADYDALVAELRDHPVAYLHLRGPAPAAPGAAPDHDAFARYRRFFGGPLIANHGFDRETGNAVIGAGLADAVSYATHFVANPDLVARFALDRELAAGDPGTYYTGGAGGYVDYPASRWSDGVRR
- a CDS encoding SseB family protein, translating into MTSPSDENVSATQQALGELAADRADESALNTLANSEVLLPSAETGEETDPQAVTLPVFQQEDGAQLVPVFTTPARMHQALPQIERYHLVPLGALAQGWPSEELSLTIDAGAPEAVTLSATGVRSLLSGSGPAA
- the glpK gene encoding glycerol kinase GlpK is translated as MVERYVMSIDQGTMSTRCILFDHQGRLVSVGQREHQQYFARPGWAEHDPTEIWSHLRRVVVPRALEGAGIRPEQIAAIGIANQRETTVVWDRRTGVPVGHAITWQDTRTSGYVEELRRTTGDDFFLERCGLSPTTYFSAPRLRWLFDHVDGLHERAERGEVLFGTMESWLIWNLTGGPDGGLHLTDATNASRTMLMNIRSLAWDDELLAYFDVPRAMLPEIRASAECYGMARALLPDVPICAALGDQQAALFGQTCFAPGEAKCTYGTGSFLLVNTGTELVRSRHGLLTTVGYKVGGEPPVYALEGPIAVTGSLVQWFRDRLGLIHSAPEIETLARGVEDNGGCYIVPAFSGLFAPHWRSDARGVIVGLTSYITKGHLARAVLEATGWQTREVVDAVNADSPRPLRQLKVDGGMTSNNLLMQFLADVLDMPVVRPMVSETVSLGAAYAAGLASGYWPDLEGLRRNWHRAAQWMPTMDPARREAEYESWRRAVERSLGWARS
- a CDS encoding ATP-binding protein, with the protein product MAEQLSLPTPGVAGPGITRHSVTGQAAGTVDLTDVRLIGSQAPDPDSLTASGAARGEIPGRPPTAMRDEAQDRPSADEAGDHVLPVPHICEAVATVRRRAHALLSEWELPADRLDEALMVISELVTNAILHALPPAVLRLSWTECEGGAGLRIEVTDGGPIPADQRADEDIEPDEHGRGLGIVTALSSRHGSQTCHEGITWWADLPAA